One Hordeum vulgare subsp. vulgare chromosome 4H, MorexV3_pseudomolecules_assembly, whole genome shotgun sequence DNA window includes the following coding sequences:
- the LOC123448348 gene encoding protein WVD2-like 4, protein MEGECEEGAAANGLGGEDNIVVKARKEDVAVAAPVDVDGGDHVDLADGDAVVGSATAVAAPEEPARAPTKKVGSADAGGRKKGNVLNGKVVSASAAPRGKKPGLSQSASFPARGTTGIKKGGAMTSLAKQAKPEGKGAVPNGTAASSGRGMEKKANLAQMPPAHQSMPVKPESVDSTPNDTSSDVQESNENTAKPYRQSFPAEMEDDVHSTTSSTNTQRKNAAVSGFSFRLEERAEKRKEFLKKLEEKIHAKEIEQTNLQEKSKESQEAEIKRLRKSLTFKAAPMPSFYKEQPPKVELKKIAPTRARSPKLGRHKPTSSTAASVDGSVSCESLRRTTNPAKVNRGVENNKPRVTVQRLVTKVPSLASTTAKAETRPVATKQKTSKTKPKVSREKVQQLQENPVEPPPC, encoded by the exons ATGGAGGGCGAGTGCGAGGAAGGTGCGGCAGCTAATGGACTTGGAGGGGAGGACAACATCGTCGTCAAGGCCCGCAAGGAGGACGTCGCCGTGGCCGCGCCGGTGGATGTGGATGGTGGTGATCACGTGGATCTCGCTGACGGGGATGCGGTGGTTGGATCTGCAACCGCTGTGGCGGCTCCCGAAGAGCCGGCCAGGGCGCCTACCAAG AAGGTTGGATCTGCGGACGCGggcgggaggaagaaggggaatgTGCTGAACGGCAAGGTGGTGTCAGCCTCGGCGGCACCGCGGGGGAAGAAGCCCGGTCTGTCGCAAAGCGCCTCCTTCCCGGCGAGAGGGACCACCGGCATCAAGAAGGGTGGCGCTATGACCTCCCTGGCAAAGCAAGCCAAGCCAGAGGGGAAGGGTGCCGTGCCAAATGGAACTGCAGCGTCCTCTG GACGGGGCATGGAGAAGAAGGCGAATTTGGCTCAGATGCCTCCCGCTCATCAATCCATG CCTGTGAAGCCTGAATCGGTTGATTCAACTCCAAATGATACTTCTTCTGACGTCCAAGA GTCAAATGAGAACACTGCCAAACCTTACAGACAGTCCTTTCCAGCGGAAATGGAGGACGATGTGCACTCCACTACATC GAGCACCAATACTCAACGCAAGAATGCTGCTGTCTCTGGTTTTAGTTTCCGACTTGAGGAGCGTGCTGAGAAGCGCAAAGAG TTCTTAAAAAAGCTTGAGGAGAAAATTCATGCCAAGGAGATTGAACAAACGAATTTGCAGGAAAAATCTAAG GAGAGCCAAGAGGCCGAGATTAAAAGGCTTAGGAAGAGCCTGACATTTAAAGCAGCACCCATGCCAAGCTTCTATAAGGAGCAACCTCCTAAAGTTGAGTTGAAAAAG ATTGCACCAACACGTGCTAGGTCACCGAAGCTTGGCCGACACAAGCCAACCAGTTCTACTGCTGCTTCTGTAGATGGCTCTGTCTCATGTGAGAGCCTACGGCGCACAACTAATCCAGCCAAGGTAAACAGAGGTGTGGAAAATAATAAACCTAGGGTTACTGTCCAGAGATTGGTCACAAAAGTTCCCTCCCTAGCATCTACCACTGCAAAGGCGGAAACGCGACCTGTCGCTACAAAACAGAAAACCTCCAAGACAAAACCAAAAGTTTCAAGAGAAAAGGTACAGCAGCTGCAAGAGAACCCAGTAGAACCCCCCCCCTGCTGA